A genomic region of Papaver somniferum cultivar HN1 chromosome 7, ASM357369v1, whole genome shotgun sequence contains the following coding sequences:
- the LOC113294497 gene encoding 1-aminocyclopropane-1-carboxylate oxidase homolog 1-like yields the protein MEDLNGDNLDILSRFESNNYDRMKELKAFDETKVGVSALVDAGIKEIPRIFISTTAAEDDMKKKVGSSSKEFSIPVIDLGEIKKGDDHQRKMIVDQVISSCENLGFFQIVLKEKSNYLSNFDIFEAPSANWRDTYYCSMAPTPAKPEEIPSILRDTMMKYSDHIEKLGLEVFELVSEGLGLKPNYLKDMNCAKGWALLCHYYPECPQPELTIGTSKHVDSDFLTILLQDNHISGLQVLHKNQWVDVPPVPGALIVNVGDLLQLMSNDRLKSVEHRVLDNLEYPRASVACFFHGTHLEQPTRKSGPISELLSESDRPKYRETTIDEYIRNYNAKGLDGKSALTLFKL from the exons ATGGAGGATTTAAATGGTGACAATCTTGATATTTTGTCTCGATTTGAGTCGAATAACTACGACCGAATGAAAGAATTGAAGGCTTTCGATGAGACTAAAGTCGGAGTAAGTGCCTTAGTTGATGCAGGAATTAAAGAGATCCCAAGGATTTTCATTTCCACAACAGCCGCGGAAGATGACATGAAGAAGAAGGTCGGATCATCATCGAAAGAATTTAGCATCCCTGTTATAGACCTCGGAGAAATCAAGAAAGGGGATGATCATCAACGAAAAATGATCGTTGATCAAGTCATAAGTTCATGTGAGAATTTAGGTTTCTTTCAA ATAGTTCTAAAAGA aAAATCTAACTACTTgagtaattttgatattttcgaaGCACCATCCGCTAACTGGAGGGACACTTACTACTGTTCCATGGCTCCCACACCTGCAAAACCGGAAGAAATTCCAAGTATTCTAAG GGATACTATGATGAAGTACTCAGATCATATAGAAAAATTAGGTTTGGAAGTGTTCGAGTTAGTCTCTGAGGGTCTGGGATTAAAGCCAAACTATCTCAAGGACATGAATTGTGCTAAAGGTTGGGCTCTCCTATGTCACTACTATCCAGAGTGTCCCCAACCGGAACTCACTATTGGCACATCAAAACATGTTGATTCAGATTTTCTCACTATACTGCTACAAGATAATCATATTAGTGGTCTGCAAGTACTCCATAAGAATCAATGGGTTGATGTTCCTCCTGTGCCTGGTGCACTCATTGTGAACGTCGGTGATCTTTTGCAG CTTATGTCCAATGATCGGCTTAAGAGCGTGGAGCACAGGGTCCTGGACAACCTTGAATATCCCCGAGCATCAGTTGCATGTTTTTTCCATGGCACACAtctggaacaaccaacaaggaagTCTGGACCTATTAGCGAGTTGTTGTCAGAATCCGACCGTCCTAAATATCGCGAAACAACGATAGACGAGTATATAAGAAACTATAATGCAAAAGGTCTTGACGGAAAATCCGCACTAACATTATTCAAGCTTTGA
- the LOC113292627 gene encoding 1-aminocyclopropane-1-carboxylate oxidase homolog 1-like produces MEKTQTTVASNGDNQNNNYDRMKELKAFDETKLGVKGLVDAGIKKIPKIFISPTDDADIKKNLDSYSESSKEFSIPVIDLGDIKKGDDRKRKMIIDQVIRSCENYGFFQVVNHGVPKNIMDEMLEKVRMFHEQPAEARAALYARNHNKKSSYLSNFDLFQAPSTNWRDTYYCRMAPVPPKPEEIPIFMRDTIMEYSVQMEKLGLELLEIISEGLALKRNYLKDMECGKGWDFLCHYYPECPQPELTFGITKHSDADFFTILLQDNHISGLQVLHKNQWVDVPPVHGALIVNLGDLFQLITNDRLKSVEHRVLSNLEKPRVSVACFFNGTHLEPSTRKYGPIKELLTENDRPKYRETTLCEYLTAHYGKGLDGESALTALFKL; encoded by the exons ATGGAGAAGACCCAAACAACGGTGGCTTCAAATGGTGATAATCAGAATAACAATTATGATCGAATGAAAGAATTGAAGGCTTTCGATGAAACCAAACTCGGGGTGAAAGGATTAGTTGATGCAGGAATCAAAAAGATCCCAAAGATTTTTATCTCCCCAACGGATGATGCTGACATCAAGAAGAATTTGGATTCCTATTCCGAATCATCAAAAGAATTTAGCATCCCTGTTATCGACCTTGGAGACATTAAAAAAGGCGATGATCGGAAGCGCAAGATGATCATTGATCAAGTCATAAGATCATGTGAGAATTATGGTTTCTTTCAAGTAGTGAACCATGGAGTTCCCAAAAATATTATGGATGAAATGCTCGAAAAAGTCCGCATGTTTCATGAACAACCGGCTGAAGCTAGAGCTGCCTTATATGCGCGTAATCATAATAAGAAATCTAGTTATCTAAGTAATTTCGATCTTTTCCAAGCACCATCTACCAACTGGAGGGACACTTACTACTGTCGCATGGCTCCAGTGCCCCCAAAACCGGAAGAAATTCCAATTTTTATGAG GGATACGATAATGGAGTACTCGGTTCAGATGGAAAAATTAGGTTTGGAATTGTTGGAGATAATCTCTGAGGGTCTCGCATTGAAGCGCAACTATCTCAAGGACATGGAATGTGGTAAAGGTTGGGATTTTCTTTGTCACTACTATCCAGAGTGTCCCCAGCCAGAACTCACTTTTGGGATAACAAAACATTCCGATGCAGATTTTTTTACTATACTGTTGCAAGATAACCACATTAGTGGTCTTCAAGTACTTCATAAGAATCAATGGGTTGATGTCCCTCCTGTACATGGTGCTCTAATTGTAAACCTTGGTGATCTTTTTCAG CTTATAACCAATGATCGACTCAAGAGTGTGGAGCACCGGGTTCTATCCAACCTTGAGAAACCCCGAGTATCAGTTGCGTGTTTCTTTAATGGGACTCATCTTGAACCATCAACAAGGAAGTATGGACCTATAAAAGAGTTGCTGACAGAGAACGACCGTCCTAAATATCGAGAAACAACACTATGCGAGTACCTTACGGCCCATTATGGAAAGGGTCTTGATGGAGAATCTGCCCTAACTGCATTATTCAAGCTTTGA
- the LOC113300648 gene encoding L-ascorbate oxidase homolog produces MGEVMILKLLAGVLAMVCLSNMVLQVEAEDPYRYFTWKVTYGTIKPLGVPQEAILINGKFPGPRIEAVTNDNIIINVFNELDEPFLITWNGIKNRKSPWQDGVLGTNCPILPHTNFTYKMQVKDQFGTFTYFPSTKMHKASGGFGAFNIYTRPHIPLPYDPPAGDYTLLVGDWYTAGHKALAETLDAGKPLGLPNGILINGKQNGPKFVGEPGKTYMMRISNVGLSTSINFRIQNHKMRLVEIEGTHVVQESYDSLDIHVGQSVTVLITCNQAPKDYYIVASSRFTIPVLKTTARLRYANTKIKASGALPIGPTTHVHWSLKQARTLRWNLTASAARPNPQGAYHYGNIKTVRTLVLENSEALIDGKVRYAINGISYVNPDTPLKLADWFNIPGVFELDSIPDMPTPGTPAKMGTPVIGTLLHDFVEIIFQNPEGTIQSWHIDGTDFWLVG; encoded by the exons ATGGGAGAAGTTATGATACTAAAGCTGTTAGCTGGAGTACTAGCAATGGTTTGCTTGAGTAATATGGTATTACAGGTGGAAGCAGAAGACCCATACAGATATTTTACATGGAAGGTCACTTATGGTACAATAAAACCTCTTGGGGTTCCACAGGag GCAATCCTAATCAACGGGAAATTTCCTGGTCCAAGAATTGAAGCTGTAACTAACGATAACATCATTATCAATGTCTTTAACGAATTAGACGAACCTTTCCTCATTACATG GAATGGAATCAAGAACAGAAAATCTCCATGGCAAGATGGAGTTCTCGGAACCAACTGTCCGATACTTCCACACACAAACTTTACTTACAAGATGCAAGTGAAGGATCAATTTGGAACTTTCACTTACTTCCCTTCAACTAAAATGCACAAAGCTTCCGGTGGTTTTGGTGCATTCAATATTTATACTAGACCCCATATTCCCCTTCCATATGATCCCCCAGCAGGAGATTATACTTTGCTTGTTGGTGACTGGTACACGGCTGGCCATAAG GCACTGGCGGAAACCTTGGACGCGGGAAAACCTCTTGGTCTGCCTAATGGAATACTAATTAACGGGAAACAAAACGGTCCTAAATTTGTTGGAGAGCCAG ggaaaacatatatgatgaggaTATCAAATGTTGGTTTATCGACATCGATCAACTTTAGGATCCAAAATCACAAAATGAGACTAGTTGAGATTGAAGGAACTCATGTGGTTCAAGAATCATACGACTCTCTTGATATCCATGTTGGTCAGTCTGTTACTGTTCTTATTACCTGCAACCAAGCACCAAAAGATTATTATATTGTTGCTTCATCTCGATTTACAATTCCTGTGCTTAAAACAACTGCCCGCCTCCGTTACGCCAATACTAAGATTAAAGCTTCCGGTGCTTTGCCAATCGGCCCTACTACCCATGTTCACTGGTCATTGAAACAAGCAAGAACATTGAG ATGGAATTTGACTGCAAGTGCAGCGAGACCCAACCCACAAGGAGCATACCATTACGGTAACATAAAGACTGTTAGAACTCTAGTTCTGGAGAACAGTGAAGCTCTGATTGACGGCAAAGTCCGGTACGCTATTAACGGGATCTCCTACGTCAACCCTGACACTCCTCTGAAGCTTGCAGATTGGTTCAACATTCCAGGAGTATTTGAACTCGACTCTATCCCAGATATGCCTACTCCCGGTACACCAGCTAAAATGGGAACCCCTGTCATTGGAACTCTTCTCCATGATTTCGTCGAAATAATCTTCCAGAACCCCGAGGGTACCATTCAATCTTGGCATATTGACGGGACTGACTTCTGGCTTGTTGGGTAA
- the LOC113296906 gene encoding pyruvate dehydrogenase E1 component subunit alpha-3, chloroplastic-like: MSFSTIKIIQPVSVTSTKTTARSQEKSLLDPLKLNNNSFLGSTYKLRSISSKSNFPSFIRRSSSISAVSDVVKEKKIKSNAISNLLITKEEGLVLYEDMVLGRAFEDMCAQMYYRGKMFGFVHLYNGQEAVSTGFIKLLKKEDSVVSTYRDHVHALSKGVPAREVMSELFGKATGCCRGQGGSMHMFSKEHNLIGGFAFIGEGIPVATGAAFTSRYKREVLKQADCDYVTCAFFGDGTCNNGQFFECLNMAALWKLPIIFVVENNLWAIGMSHLRSTSDPEIWKKGPAFGMPGIHVDGMDVLKVREVAKEAVDRARRGEGPTLIECETYRLRGHSLADPDELRDPEEKAKYGARDPIKALKKYMFENNLVTEVELKAVEKKIDELIEDAVEFAEASPHPERSQLLENVFADPKGFGIGPDGKYRCEDPKFTQGTAHV, translated from the exons ATGTCTTTTTCGACAATCAAAATCATTCAACCTGTTTCAGTTACTAGTACTAAAACTACAGCTAGATCTCAAGAGAAATCCCTTCTCGACCCTTTAAAATTAAACAACAATTCCTTCTTGGGTTCTACTTATAAACTTCGTTcaatttcatccaaatctaatttTCCTTCTTTTATTCGTCGATCTTCTTCTATTTCAGCTGTTTCTGATGTCGTTAAGGAGAAGAAGATCAAATCTAATGCCATCTCCAATTTG TTGATAACTAAAGAGGAAGGATTGGTATTATATGAAGATATGGTGTTAGGGAGAGCTTTTGAAGATATGTGTGCTCAGATGTATTACAGAGGTAAAATGTTTGGATTTGTTCATCTTTACAATGGACAAGAAGCTGTTTCAACTGGATTTATTAAGCTCTTGAAAAAGGAAGATTCTGTAGTTAGTACTTACCGTGATCACGTTCATGCACTAAGTAAGGGTGTACCTGCTCGTGAAGTTATGAGTGAACTCTTTGGTAAGGCTACTGGATGTTGCCGTGGACAAGGAGGATCTATGCATATGTTTTCCAAAGAACATAATTTAATTGGTGGATTTGCATTTATTGGTGAAGGTATTCCTGTGGCTACTGGTGCTGCATTTACCTCTAGGTATAAGAGAGAAGTTTTAAAACAAGCTGATTGTGATTATGTTACATGTGCCTTTTTTGGTGATGGGACATGTAACAATGGACAGTTTTTCGAGTGTTTGAATATGGCTGCATTGTGGAAATTGCCCATCATCTTTGTTGTGGAAAACAATTTGTGGGCAATTGGCATGTCTCATTTGAGATCTACCTCTGATCCAGAGATTTGGAAGAAGGGTCCTGCTTTTGGAATGCCTGGGATCCATGTTGACGGCATGGATGTTCTCAAGGTAAGGGAAGTTGCTAAGGAGGCAGTTGACAGGGCTAGAAGAGGAGAAGGACCTACTTTGATTGAATGTGAGACATACAGGCTTAGGGGACATTCATTGGCTGACCCTGATGAGCTTCGTGACCCAG AGGAGAAGGCTAAATATGGTGCAAGAGACCCTATCAAGGCCTTGAAGAAATATATGTTTGAGAATAATCTGGTTACGGAAGTTGAGTTGAAGGCTGTAGAAAAGAAGATTGACGAACTGATTGAAGATGCTGTTGAATTTGCCGAAGCAAGCCCTCATCCAGAACGCAGCCAACTACTTGAGAATGTGTTTGCAGATCCTAAAGGTTTTGGAATTGGACCTGATGGAAAGTACAGGTGCGAGGATCCGAAGTTTACACAAGGGACTGCTCATGTTTAA
- the LOC113296907 gene encoding F-box/kelch-repeat protein OR23-like has product MFGAAGSWMNSVECYNVEKDECIALDGLPRCRAGCVVFLAGKGEELEFQVIGGYGESRTVSGIFHVDEYYGDGVILELKNFGKLGNIAVVDGDMPMVFMLAFSDMIVLQIDG; this is encoded by the exons ATGTTTGGTGCTGCTGGGAGTTGGATGAATTCAGTGGAGTGTTATAATGTTGAGAAGGATGAGTGTATTGCTTTGGATGGGTTACCTAGATGTCGTGCTGGATGTGTTGTTTTTTTGGCCGGAAAGGGAGAAGAACTGGAGTTCCAGGTTATTGGTGGATATGGTGAATCTAGAACTGTTTCTGGAATTTTTCATGTGGATGAATATTATGGAGATGGAGTAATCTTAGAATTGAAGAATTTCGGGAAACTTGGAAATATTGCTGTTGTGGATGGTGATATGCCAATGGTTTTCATGCTTGCATTTTCAG ATATGATAGTTCTTCAAATAGATGGGTGA